One part of the Esox lucius isolate fEsoLuc1 chromosome 10, fEsoLuc1.pri, whole genome shotgun sequence genome encodes these proteins:
- the sytl1 gene encoding synaptotagmin-like protein 1 isoform X2: MEGEGELLDLSHLSEAEQASILEVLLRDSELRCRDEGRVRTLQQKESDPVRLRSLSGAWFNEERNKRHRDTKDGVEIVQASLRRRKPRIDVALSGVFNGQTEEAPPMTKKDPTSQMKDQEEDQRSNRSQNRLTPTPRPRTRSPNTQSPQDSNSHSSSSEYYSRRNGHGDEREETLQDSDEDWDSMSSGMTEQDPNTLRHGSSISSLKSNNTLSGSMMSLFSSGEFGAVEVKGRILFSLDYDTQKEELHVMVSRCEDLAAARKNRSDPYVKAYLLPDKSSHSKKKTSVKKKTLSPVFDQTLKYKISVSEMRGRTLNLSVWHAAPLGRNLFLGEVELELATWDWTHTHPDWYQLVPRVQCNQDSISSRGIMVLSIKFTPAGSEGAGLPLTGELHIWLREAVGLLSTKGGAIDSFVKSFVLPDASRSSSQKTRVVRRTLSPTYNHTMVYDGFQPADLKEACAELTVWHREGLKTHLLGGVRLSPGTGLSYGQPVCWMDSTEEEVAVWTSMMQKPNQWIDTTLRIRTNLVQRPE, translated from the exons atggagggagaaggagagttATTGGACCTGAGTCACCTGTCAGAGGCAGAGCAGGCATCCATCTTAGAGGTGTTGCTAAGGGACTCGGAGCTTCGTTGCCGGGATGAGGGTCGTGTAAG GACCCTGCAGCAGAAAGAGTCAGACCCGGTGCGTCTGAGGTCACTGTCAGGGGCGTGGTTTAATGAGGAGAGGAACAAACGGCACAGAGATACAAAGGATGGCGTTGAAATCGTACAGGCCTCCTTACGACGCAGGAAGCCAAGAATAg ATGTGGCCCTGAGTGGGGTATTTAATGGGCAGACAGAAGAGGCACCTCCCATGACCAAGAAAGACCCAACCTCTCAGATGAAGGATCAGGAGGAGGACCAGAGAAG TAACAGGAGTCAAAACCGTCTCACACCTACACCCAGACCCAGAACCAGGAGCCCAAACACACAG AGTCCCCAGGACAGCAACAGCCACTCTTCATCATCAG AGTACTACAGCAGGAGGAACGGACACGGCGACGAGAGGGAGGAGACGTTACAG gactCTGATGAAGATTGGGACTCTATGTCTTCTGGTATGACTGAACAAGATCCCAATACTCTAAGGCATGGCAGTTCCATTAGCAGCCTGAAGTCTAACAACACG ctGAGTGGCAGTATGATGAGCCTGTTCAGTTCAGGTGAGTTTGGTGCGGTAGAGGTGAAGGGACGTATCCTGTTCTCATTGGACTATGACACTCAGAAGGAGGAGCTTCATGTAATGGTGTCTCGCTGTGAAGACCTGGCCGCCGCGCGCAAGAACCGCTCCGACCC gtatGTGAAGGCGTATCTCCTCCCTGATAAGTCATCTCACAGTAAGAAGAAAACATCAGTGAAGAAAAAGACCCTCAGCCCAGTCTTTGACCAGACCCTAAAG tataAGATCAGTGTGTCAGAGATGCGTGGCAGGACCCTGAACTTATCCGTGTGGCACGCTGCACCTCTGGGCAGGAACCTGTTCCTGGGAGAGGTTGAGCTGGAGCTAGCAACCTGGGACTGGACTCACACGCACCCTGACTGGTACCAGCTCGTACCACGG gtcCAGTGTAACCAAGACTCTATCAGTAGTCGAGGAATCATGGTTCTCTCTATTAAGTTCACCCCAGCAGGATCGGAGG gTGCCGGTCTACCTCTAACAGGCGAGCTACACATCTGGCTGCGGGAGGCGGTGGGTCTCCTTTCCACTAAAGGGGGTGCCATCGACTCCTTCGTCAAGAG CTTTGTGCTGCCAGACGCCAGCCGGTCGAGCAGTCAGAAGACGCGCGTGGTCAGGCGAACGCTCAGTCCCACCTACAACCACACCATGGTGTATGACGGGTTCCAGCCGGCTGACCTAAAGGAGGCCTGCGCCGAGCTCACCGTCTGGCACCGCGAAGGGTTAAAAACACACCTACTGGGAGGGGTCAGACTCAGCCCCGGGACAG GTCTGAGCTACGGGCAACCAGTGTGTTGGATGGATTccacagaggaggaggtggctgTGTGGACCTCCATGATGCAGAAGCCAAACCAGTGGATAGATACAACACTACGTATCAGAACAAACCTTGTTCAACGCCCGGAGTGA
- the cd164l2 gene encoding CD164 sialomucin-like 2 protein, with amino-acid sequence MRGLQLKALSAVLLVLAVATTSHCQSDSSDCSQAESCDLCVGDSTLNLTGCVWRVCGNGNDTGCVSDQVDNQNCNATNDPAMCTAIEIIIVAEGQGNSDGAPPESSEFSQASFDLSSFIGGIILVLCVQAGGFFAMRFLKKDESYDPIEQPA; translated from the exons ATGCGGGGGTTACAGCTAAAGGCCCTTTCTGCAGTGTTGTTAGTCCTCGCAGTGGCGACCACGTCTCACTGTCAATCGGACTCTTCAG ACTGCTCTCAGGCTGAGTCATGTGACCTGTGTGTTGGAGACTCCACCCTCAACTTGACTGGCTGTGTCTGGAGGGTTTGTGGGAAcg GTAATGATACTGGATGTGTGTCTGATCAGGTTGATAATCAGAACTGTAACGCAACCAATGACCCAGCCATGTGCACAG CTATAGAGATCATTATTGTGGCAGAGGGGCAAGGGAATTCAG ACGGTGCACCCCCGGAGTCGTCCGAGTTTTCCCAGGCCAGCTTCGACCTGTCCAGTTTCATTGGAGGAATCATTCTTGTGCTGTGTGTCCAGGCAGGAGGATTCTTCGCCATGCGCTTCCTGAAGAAAGACGAATCCTACGATCCAAT AGAGCAGCCAGCCTAG
- the sytl1 gene encoding synaptotagmin-like protein 1 isoform X3 — MTKKDPTSQMKDQEEDQRSNRSQNRLTPTPRPRTRSPNTQSPQDSNSHSSSSEYYSRRNGHGDEREETLQDSDEDWDSMSSGMTEQDPNTLRHGSSISSLKSNNTLSGSMMSLFSSGEFGAVEVKGRILFSLDYDTQKEELHVMVSRCEDLAAARKNRSDPYVKAYLLPDKSSHSKKKTSVKKKTLSPVFDQTLKYKISVSEMRGRTLNLSVWHAAPLGRNLFLGEVELELATWDWTHTHPDWYQLVPRVQCNQDSISSRGIMVLSIKFTPAGSEGAGLPLTGELHIWLREAVGLLSTKGGAIDSFVKSFVLPDASRSSSQKTRVVRRTLSPTYNHTMVYDGFQPADLKEACAELTVWHREGLKTHLLGGVRLSPGTGLSYGQPVCWMDSTEEEVAVWTSMMQKPNQWIDTTLRIRTNLVQRPE, encoded by the exons ATGACCAAGAAAGACCCAACCTCTCAGATGAAGGATCAGGAGGAGGACCAGAGAAG TAACAGGAGTCAAAACCGTCTCACACCTACACCCAGACCCAGAACCAGGAGCCCAAACACACAG AGTCCCCAGGACAGCAACAGCCACTCTTCATCATCAG AGTACTACAGCAGGAGGAACGGACACGGCGACGAGAGGGAGGAGACGTTACAG gactCTGATGAAGATTGGGACTCTATGTCTTCTGGTATGACTGAACAAGATCCCAATACTCTAAGGCATGGCAGTTCCATTAGCAGCCTGAAGTCTAACAACACG ctGAGTGGCAGTATGATGAGCCTGTTCAGTTCAGGTGAGTTTGGTGCGGTAGAGGTGAAGGGACGTATCCTGTTCTCATTGGACTATGACACTCAGAAGGAGGAGCTTCATGTAATGGTGTCTCGCTGTGAAGACCTGGCCGCCGCGCGCAAGAACCGCTCCGACCC gtatGTGAAGGCGTATCTCCTCCCTGATAAGTCATCTCACAGTAAGAAGAAAACATCAGTGAAGAAAAAGACCCTCAGCCCAGTCTTTGACCAGACCCTAAAG tataAGATCAGTGTGTCAGAGATGCGTGGCAGGACCCTGAACTTATCCGTGTGGCACGCTGCACCTCTGGGCAGGAACCTGTTCCTGGGAGAGGTTGAGCTGGAGCTAGCAACCTGGGACTGGACTCACACGCACCCTGACTGGTACCAGCTCGTACCACGG gtcCAGTGTAACCAAGACTCTATCAGTAGTCGAGGAATCATGGTTCTCTCTATTAAGTTCACCCCAGCAGGATCGGAGG gTGCCGGTCTACCTCTAACAGGCGAGCTACACATCTGGCTGCGGGAGGCGGTGGGTCTCCTTTCCACTAAAGGGGGTGCCATCGACTCCTTCGTCAAGAG CTTTGTGCTGCCAGACGCCAGCCGGTCGAGCAGTCAGAAGACGCGCGTGGTCAGGCGAACGCTCAGTCCCACCTACAACCACACCATGGTGTATGACGGGTTCCAGCCGGCTGACCTAAAGGAGGCCTGCGCCGAGCTCACCGTCTGGCACCGCGAAGGGTTAAAAACACACCTACTGGGAGGGGTCAGACTCAGCCCCGGGACAG GTCTGAGCTACGGGCAACCAGTGTGTTGGATGGATTccacagaggaggaggtggctgTGTGGACCTCCATGATGCAGAAGCCAAACCAGTGGATAGATACAACACTACGTATCAGAACAAACCTTGTTCAACGCCCGGAGTGA
- the sytl1 gene encoding synaptotagmin-like protein 1 isoform X1: protein MVMEGEGELLDLSHLSEAEQASILEVLLRDSELRCRDEGRVRTLQQKESDPVRLRSLSGAWFNEERNKRHRDTKDGVEIVQASLRRRKPRIDVALSGVFNGQTEEAPPMTKKDPTSQMKDQEEDQRSNRSQNRLTPTPRPRTRSPNTQSPQDSNSHSSSSEYYSRRNGHGDEREETLQDSDEDWDSMSSGMTEQDPNTLRHGSSISSLKSNNTLSGSMMSLFSSGEFGAVEVKGRILFSLDYDTQKEELHVMVSRCEDLAAARKNRSDPYVKAYLLPDKSSHSKKKTSVKKKTLSPVFDQTLKYKISVSEMRGRTLNLSVWHAAPLGRNLFLGEVELELATWDWTHTHPDWYQLVPRVQCNQDSISSRGIMVLSIKFTPAGSEGAGLPLTGELHIWLREAVGLLSTKGGAIDSFVKSFVLPDASRSSSQKTRVVRRTLSPTYNHTMVYDGFQPADLKEACAELTVWHREGLKTHLLGGVRLSPGTGLSYGQPVCWMDSTEEEVAVWTSMMQKPNQWIDTTLRIRTNLVQRPE from the exons AT ggtaatggagggagaaggagagttATTGGACCTGAGTCACCTGTCAGAGGCAGAGCAGGCATCCATCTTAGAGGTGTTGCTAAGGGACTCGGAGCTTCGTTGCCGGGATGAGGGTCGTGTAAG GACCCTGCAGCAGAAAGAGTCAGACCCGGTGCGTCTGAGGTCACTGTCAGGGGCGTGGTTTAATGAGGAGAGGAACAAACGGCACAGAGATACAAAGGATGGCGTTGAAATCGTACAGGCCTCCTTACGACGCAGGAAGCCAAGAATAg ATGTGGCCCTGAGTGGGGTATTTAATGGGCAGACAGAAGAGGCACCTCCCATGACCAAGAAAGACCCAACCTCTCAGATGAAGGATCAGGAGGAGGACCAGAGAAG TAACAGGAGTCAAAACCGTCTCACACCTACACCCAGACCCAGAACCAGGAGCCCAAACACACAG AGTCCCCAGGACAGCAACAGCCACTCTTCATCATCAG AGTACTACAGCAGGAGGAACGGACACGGCGACGAGAGGGAGGAGACGTTACAG gactCTGATGAAGATTGGGACTCTATGTCTTCTGGTATGACTGAACAAGATCCCAATACTCTAAGGCATGGCAGTTCCATTAGCAGCCTGAAGTCTAACAACACG ctGAGTGGCAGTATGATGAGCCTGTTCAGTTCAGGTGAGTTTGGTGCGGTAGAGGTGAAGGGACGTATCCTGTTCTCATTGGACTATGACACTCAGAAGGAGGAGCTTCATGTAATGGTGTCTCGCTGTGAAGACCTGGCCGCCGCGCGCAAGAACCGCTCCGACCC gtatGTGAAGGCGTATCTCCTCCCTGATAAGTCATCTCACAGTAAGAAGAAAACATCAGTGAAGAAAAAGACCCTCAGCCCAGTCTTTGACCAGACCCTAAAG tataAGATCAGTGTGTCAGAGATGCGTGGCAGGACCCTGAACTTATCCGTGTGGCACGCTGCACCTCTGGGCAGGAACCTGTTCCTGGGAGAGGTTGAGCTGGAGCTAGCAACCTGGGACTGGACTCACACGCACCCTGACTGGTACCAGCTCGTACCACGG gtcCAGTGTAACCAAGACTCTATCAGTAGTCGAGGAATCATGGTTCTCTCTATTAAGTTCACCCCAGCAGGATCGGAGG gTGCCGGTCTACCTCTAACAGGCGAGCTACACATCTGGCTGCGGGAGGCGGTGGGTCTCCTTTCCACTAAAGGGGGTGCCATCGACTCCTTCGTCAAGAG CTTTGTGCTGCCAGACGCCAGCCGGTCGAGCAGTCAGAAGACGCGCGTGGTCAGGCGAACGCTCAGTCCCACCTACAACCACACCATGGTGTATGACGGGTTCCAGCCGGCTGACCTAAAGGAGGCCTGCGCCGAGCTCACCGTCTGGCACCGCGAAGGGTTAAAAACACACCTACTGGGAGGGGTCAGACTCAGCCCCGGGACAG GTCTGAGCTACGGGCAACCAGTGTGTTGGATGGATTccacagaggaggaggtggctgTGTGGACCTCCATGATGCAGAAGCCAAACCAGTGGATAGATACAACACTACGTATCAGAACAAACCTTGTTCAACGCCCGGAGTGA